In the genome of Phlebotomus papatasi isolate M1 chromosome 2, Ppap_2.1, whole genome shotgun sequence, one region contains:
- the LOC129801998 gene encoding uncharacterized protein LOC129801998, whose product MAYNFLDSSPFANIPIEFSDNETPFDLTLDDKYRECVRIVQKKCRDVQKENERLIARLYRMKKMTKRTEKDVALVMARLDRHNPAWRLEPPPPPLFPQSDEMGSVKKRRKSVKKSTGKGVKVKEETSGTLPTIQHGQIPGFSGKSESGKGVRKRMEKDPNAPKKPANAFFQYCQEQRSIVLDEIASERQPGEPEPSKQELTRQLAQRWRQMGNDDKQIYVDMYENSKRKYNQDMMYYKMDTHGENSGTGSGK is encoded by the exons ATGGCGTACAATTTTTTGGATTCCTCTCCTTTTGCCAATATTCCCATTGAATTCTCCGACAATGAGACCCCCTTTGATCTCACACTGGACGACAAGTATCGGGAGTGCGTTCGGATTGTGCAGAAAAAGTGTCGGGACGTGCAGAAGGAAAATGAAAGGCTGATAGCCAGGCTCTATCGCATGAAGAAGATGACCAAGAGAACTGAGAAGGACGTGGCGCTTGTCATGGCTCGTCTGGACAGACACAATCCCGCCTGGAGGCTAGAGCCCCCTCCCCCACCTCTATTCCCTCAGTCAGATGAAATGGGCTCGGTCAAGAAGAGGAGAAAGTCAG TCAAAAAATCAACAGGAAAAGGCGTTAAAGTCAAGGAAGAGACATCTGGAACACTTCCAACCATCCAACATGGTCAAATACCAGGATTCTCAGGGAAATCAGAGTCCGGAAAGGGTGTGAGGAAGCGAATGGAAAAGGATCCAAATGCTCCTAAGAAACCCGCAAATGCATTCTTCCAGTACTGCCAGGAGCAAAGATCAATTGTCCTAGATGAGATTGCCAGCGAAAGACAGCCAGGGGAGCCAGAACCGAGCAAACAGGAGCTCACCAGGCAACTGGCTCAGCGCTGGAGACAAATGGGAAATGACGACAAGCAGATTTACGTGGATATGTACGAGAATTCAAAGCGGAAGTACAACCAAGACATGATGTACTACAAAATGGATACACATGGGGAGAATTCTGGAACTGGAAGTGGGAAATAA